In Janibacter cremeus, a genomic segment contains:
- a CDS encoding heme oxygenase (biliverdin-producing) yields MTISTPAPIITLSTLVREGSKVEHEAAEGSTFMSELLAGRLDAEGYAHYLAVLRPVYAALEEVGRELASNPLVAVVLDPELERLAALDADLDFWTKGEGCAVTSRAADAYVARIEATRRDPKLYIAHHYTRYLGDLSGGQAIGRILTRTYELERPEGVRFYEFTEIPKPKPYKDAYRARLDALPLTEEDKDAVLAEVKDVFGLNGALFTELSTNIVKQ; encoded by the coding sequence ATGACCATCAGCACACCGGCGCCGATCATCACGTTGTCCACCCTCGTTCGCGAGGGCTCGAAGGTCGAGCACGAGGCCGCAGAGGGCTCGACCTTCATGTCCGAGCTGCTCGCCGGACGCCTCGACGCGGAGGGGTACGCCCATTACCTCGCCGTGCTTCGCCCGGTGTACGCCGCGCTGGAGGAGGTCGGGCGCGAGCTGGCCTCGAACCCACTGGTCGCGGTGGTCCTGGACCCGGAGCTGGAGCGTCTCGCCGCACTCGACGCGGACCTGGACTTCTGGACGAAGGGGGAGGGGTGCGCAGTCACCAGTCGGGCCGCTGACGCCTACGTCGCCCGGATCGAGGCCACTCGGCGGGACCCCAAGCTCTACATCGCGCACCACTACACCCGCTACCTCGGTGATCTCTCCGGCGGTCAGGCGATCGGCCGGATCCTCACGCGCACCTACGAGCTCGAGCGGCCAGAGGGTGTGCGCTTCTACGAGTTCACCGAGATCCCCAAGCCCAAGCCCTACAAAGACGCCTACCGTGCCCGTCTGGACGCACTGCCCCTGACCGAAGAGGACAAGGACGCAGTTCTCGCAGAGGTCAAGGACGTCTTCGGCCTCAACGGAGCACTCTTCACCGAATTGTCGACGAACATCGTCAAGCAGTAG
- a CDS encoding heme ABC transporter ATP-binding protein, whose translation MTDIVLTDIGCHRGGREVLSGVSLRVEPGRLLALVGPNGAGKSTLLALMCGDLPLSSGEVLIGGRPLRQWSASELARERAVLLQSNEVSFGFTGRQVVEMGRNPWSGRPEADEDEQAVDEAMTAADVHHLAHRPFSTLSGGERARVSLARVLAQRTATVLLDEPTAALDLRHQEEIMTLARRLTHEGKAVIVVLHDLSLAAAYADQIAVIANGTLGTVGSPTEVLTPQLVRCVYGVDAHLLTSPDGHLVVVPDREFVTTPPPLESS comes from the coding sequence ATGACCGACATCGTCCTGACCGACATCGGCTGCCACCGCGGGGGCCGGGAGGTGCTCAGCGGCGTATCGCTGCGGGTGGAGCCGGGACGCCTGCTCGCCCTCGTAGGTCCCAACGGCGCAGGCAAGTCGACCCTGCTGGCGTTGATGTGCGGCGACCTGCCGCTCTCCAGCGGGGAAGTGCTCATCGGCGGCCGTCCCCTGCGGCAGTGGTCGGCGAGCGAGCTGGCGCGGGAGCGTGCGGTTCTCCTGCAGAGCAACGAGGTGAGCTTCGGCTTCACCGGACGCCAGGTCGTCGAGATGGGCCGCAATCCTTGGTCGGGGCGACCCGAGGCGGACGAGGACGAGCAGGCCGTGGACGAGGCGATGACTGCAGCCGATGTCCACCACCTCGCCCATCGGCCCTTCAGCACCCTGTCCGGGGGCGAGCGGGCGCGCGTCAGCCTCGCCCGGGTGCTCGCCCAACGCACCGCCACCGTCCTTCTCGACGAGCCGACCGCGGCACTCGACCTGCGCCACCAGGAAGAGATCATGACGCTCGCCCGACGTCTGACCCACGAAGGGAAGGCGGTCATCGTCGTCCTGCACGACCTGTCCCTCGCCGCCGCCTACGCCGACCAGATCGCCGTCATCGCCAACGGCACCCTCGGTACGGTCGGCAGCCCGACCGAGGTCCTCACCCCGCAGCTGGTGCGCTGCGTCTACGGAGTGGACGCGCACCTGCTCACCTCACCCGACGGCCACCTCGTCGTCGTGCCCGATCGCGAATTCGTCACCACCCCACCACCATTGGAGTCATCATGA
- a CDS encoding iron ABC transporter permease — protein MIRSTSIHVVLLLLVVVGLLLSVSIGQLGVGAKGAAGSLLDALGWSTTWVPQPEIMNASLQQIRFPRALMSMLVGAGLAVAGAVMQAIFGNPLAEPGVVGVSAGAALGAAVAIAAGATFLGVWAIAAAAFVGGFASTLLVYLVSRSHGRTEVVTLLLTGIAVNAFAGAGMALVMFAGSTGTREQIVFFQLGTLNGARWPEVVVVLLVTLPAVAACWVLARQYDLLSLGERTAAHLGIRVERLRSGSIVLVALLTAVGVAFAGIIAFVGLVVPHLLRMVLGPGHRMLIPASMLGGAVLLVWADIVARTAMEAADLPIGLLTSLIGGPFFLYLIIRSRRRAGGWA, from the coding sequence GTGATCCGCAGCACGTCCATCCACGTGGTCCTGCTCCTCCTGGTGGTCGTCGGTCTGCTTCTCTCCGTGTCCATCGGCCAGCTCGGGGTCGGGGCGAAGGGGGCGGCCGGCAGCCTGCTCGACGCCCTGGGCTGGTCGACGACATGGGTGCCGCAGCCGGAGATCATGAATGCCTCGCTGCAGCAGATCCGCTTCCCCCGGGCCCTGATGAGCATGCTCGTCGGCGCCGGTCTTGCCGTGGCCGGCGCGGTCATGCAGGCGATCTTCGGCAACCCCCTTGCCGAGCCGGGCGTCGTCGGAGTCTCCGCCGGAGCCGCGCTCGGCGCCGCTGTCGCCATCGCGGCCGGGGCCACGTTCCTGGGTGTGTGGGCGATCGCGGCGGCCGCCTTCGTCGGTGGATTCGCCTCGACACTGCTGGTCTACCTCGTCTCCCGCAGCCACGGCCGCACCGAGGTCGTCACCCTGCTGCTCACCGGCATCGCGGTCAATGCCTTCGCCGGTGCGGGCATGGCGCTGGTGATGTTCGCCGGCAGCACCGGTACCCGTGAGCAGATCGTCTTCTTCCAGCTCGGCACCCTCAATGGAGCGCGCTGGCCCGAGGTCGTCGTGGTCCTGCTGGTCACTCTGCCGGCGGTCGCCGCCTGCTGGGTCCTGGCCCGGCAGTACGACCTGCTCTCGCTGGGGGAGCGGACAGCCGCCCACCTGGGTATCCGGGTGGAGCGATTGCGCAGCGGGTCGATCGTCCTCGTCGCGCTGCTCACCGCAGTGGGGGTCGCCTTCGCCGGGATCATCGCCTTCGTCGGGCTCGTGGTGCCGCACCTGCTGCGGATGGTCCTCGGCCCCGGGCACCGGATGCTCATCCCGGCAAGCATGCTCGGCGGAGCCGTGCTGCTGGTGTGGGCCGACATCGTGGCCCGGACGGCCATGGAGGCCGCCGACCTGCCGATCGGTCTCCTCACCTCGCTCATCGGTGGTCCGTTCTTCCTGTACCTCATCATCCGCTCCCGCCGCCGGGCGGGGGGCTGGGCATGA
- a CDS encoding heme/hemin ABC transporter substrate-binding protein, whose amino-acid sequence MTGSAQVRCRLLMLLTASLVALAGCGTSTGQPVGDDGASAVTTTPLSQVTPIDSPRTHQGPSTALLTDEHVDPITTDTTPQLPASVTSHDRGGDRPVDVTDASRVIAMDLSGALAATVHGLGLGKTLVGRDQSTTFPGAEDLPVVTSGGHSINAEAVLALEPSLVITDGSIGPRDVVEQLQDVGVTVVFVENDASFAGAARLAEDVGAIYGVPGVGAQLAQRITDEVEQTTQQIERLAPHARKEKARMIFLYIRGNSGVYYLFGDESGADDLIEGLGGIDVASEQGWPGQRPMTDEAITSANPDLILVMTDGLTSAGGIDHLLQDKPALALTNAGQNRRFVDMADGDILSFGPRSARILAALARAVYAPEGGAS is encoded by the coding sequence ATGACCGGGTCTGCACAGGTGCGTTGCCGACTCCTGATGCTGCTCACGGCCTCGCTGGTCGCCCTCGCGGGCTGTGGCACCAGTACCGGTCAGCCGGTCGGTGACGACGGTGCCAGTGCGGTGACGACGACGCCACTGTCGCAGGTGACACCCATCGACTCGCCGCGCACCCACCAGGGGCCGAGCACTGCCCTGCTCACTGACGAGCACGTCGATCCGATCACGACGGACACGACGCCACAGCTACCGGCGAGCGTGACCTCCCATGACCGCGGGGGCGACCGGCCGGTCGATGTCACCGATGCCTCTCGCGTCATCGCGATGGATCTCTCCGGAGCCTTGGCAGCGACCGTCCACGGCCTGGGTTTGGGCAAGACCCTTGTCGGGCGGGATCAATCAACGACCTTCCCCGGTGCGGAGGATCTGCCGGTGGTGACCTCCGGTGGTCATTCGATCAATGCCGAGGCCGTGCTCGCACTGGAGCCCTCACTGGTGATCACGGACGGCTCCATCGGTCCCAGGGACGTCGTGGAGCAACTGCAGGACGTGGGGGTGACGGTCGTCTTCGTCGAGAACGATGCCTCCTTCGCCGGGGCGGCACGTCTGGCCGAGGACGTCGGCGCGATCTACGGAGTACCAGGCGTGGGTGCCCAACTCGCGCAGCGGATCACTGACGAAGTCGAGCAGACCACGCAGCAGATCGAACGACTCGCGCCGCATGCCCGCAAGGAGAAGGCCCGAATGATCTTCCTCTACATCCGGGGCAACTCCGGGGTGTACTACCTCTTCGGCGACGAGTCCGGCGCGGACGACCTGATCGAGGGTCTCGGCGGGATCGACGTCGCATCCGAGCAGGGATGGCCGGGGCAGCGCCCGATGACCGACGAGGCGATCACCTCCGCCAACCCGGACCTGATCCTCGTCATGACCGACGGGCTCACGTCCGCCGGCGGCATCGACCATCTGCTGCAGGACAAGCCGGCGCTCGCGCTGACGAATGCCGGCCAGAACCGCCGCTTCGTCGACATGGCCGACGGCGACATCCTCTCCTTCGGTCCCCGCAGTGCCCGGATCCTCGCAGCGCTGGCGCGAGCGGTCTACGCACCCGAGGGTGGGGCCTCGTGA
- a CDS encoding HtaA domain-containing protein codes for MYADSSSSPASPSRQCRAQGTDLTWGFKESFRSYISSSIADGDWSTSGDATYATPHFIWAKGKGAFESGSGTGSVAFEGSITFTGHDGALGVTMSDPRVRVDGESAVLVLDIVSGTMEAAMAGEDDTTTQSDVPFVTLDLSDAEVDTASGQTTITVTDAPTTLTTKGEEAFSNYPPGTAFDPISLTITTDSQCRPEMAAAASSDPTESDDDGMALAVVGGAGLAVCAGAATLVLRRRRHAA; via the coding sequence GTGTACGCCGACAGCAGCAGCTCCCCGGCCTCGCCGAGTCGGCAGTGCCGGGCGCAGGGCACCGACCTGACATGGGGCTTCAAGGAGAGCTTCCGCTCCTACATCTCCAGCTCGATCGCCGACGGGGACTGGTCCACCAGTGGGGACGCCACCTACGCGACCCCGCACTTCATCTGGGCGAAGGGGAAGGGTGCCTTCGAGAGCGGGTCCGGCACCGGCTCGGTCGCCTTCGAGGGGTCGATCACCTTCACCGGTCACGACGGTGCCTTGGGCGTGACGATGAGTGATCCGCGGGTGCGCGTCGACGGCGAGAGCGCCGTGCTCGTGCTCGACATCGTCAGCGGGACGATGGAGGCGGCGATGGCGGGGGAAGACGACACGACGACCCAGTCGGACGTCCCCTTCGTCACTCTTGACCTGAGCGACGCCGAGGTCGACACCGCATCCGGCCAGACGACGATCACGGTCACTGATGCCCCGACGACGCTCACGACGAAGGGCGAGGAGGCCTTCTCCAACTACCCTCCCGGCACTGCCTTCGACCCGATCTCCCTGACGATCACCACAGATTCCCAGTGCCGTCCCGAGATGGCCGCGGCGGCATCGTCTGACCCGACGGAGTCGGATGACGACGGTATGGCCCTGGCCGTGGTCGGTGGGGCAGGGCTCGCCGTGTGTGCGGGGGCGGCCACGCTGGTGCTTCGTCGACGGAGGCACGCCGCATGA